A stretch of Megalobrama amblycephala isolate DHTTF-2021 linkage group LG14, ASM1881202v1, whole genome shotgun sequence DNA encodes these proteins:
- the LOC125244787 gene encoding uncharacterized protein LOC125244787 isoform X4 encodes MNWVGGSRSRYVKNKEDSIKQRAFFQKQRMKRKSNIMDSTQGQNSGNMDLLTLFIVNQIASKKEQTGKPKINRLIGAKRTKKALNEPLELPMSPCSPSKLNLVTSQPQYSADTPGFKIRKHCLSEEFKFMPLSPVLESNLSDVSGSENQQQPSSTSADSSDPIQPKPTPHVPSPLPSRDNPDNMKKNTPQDVSFAQPTKLNNPWKVEQDPPHNSSVVGIRFESTLPNPEMGEHSVTSVLYPLSSEQPEEPLFIDFKGIDCEVLASMSSCDRSQNMDNDGHFSTQEFASTDCNTSGADGINVFGHVCESPRRVHLGPEDVRQTTPEEKIDLCHAEDSFIAKHCCLSVNNLTATPSQAPSCKHEATSYCDCQSEVKSRVSDSLSQVNLGQRHKENQFAPSNLQTKALRHDGNPPITLDAGTQTDALSYCDVSVQCLLIHPSNSVSFPTVDHKTNVLTTGRLSSNFNQMLKPTTLSSPKDGHKRTGNRPSEASATNQQAPRHTKSQTGISFRKLRSQKSTKRDLASVRQ; translated from the exons ATGAATTGGGTTGGAGGATCCCG GAGCAGGTATGTGAAAAACAAAGAAGACTCAATAAAACAGAGA GCGTTTTTTCAAAAGCAAAGGATGAAGAGAAAGTCAAATATTATGGACTCAACCCAAGGACAAAACTCTGGCAATATGGATCTGCTTACATTATTCATAGTCAACCAGATTGCGTCAAAGAAAGAGCAAACCG gcaaaccaaaaataaaccgTTTGATTGGTGCAAAAAGAACCAAAAAAGCTTTGAACGAACCCTTAGAGTTACCAATGAGCCCTTGCTCTCCTTCAAAGCTGAACCTAGTCACCAGTCAGCCACAGTACAG TGCAGACACACCTGGTTTCAAAATCAGAAAACATTGCCTTTCCGAAGAATTCAAGTTCATGCCG CTGTCTCCTGTGCTTGAATCTAACCTGTCCGATGTCAGTGGCTCAGAAAATCAACAGCAACCATCCTCAACTTCTGCTGACTCCTCAGATCCAATCCAACCCAAACCCACACCACATGTACCCTCCCCCCTGCCATCCAGGGACAATCCTGATAATATGAAGAAGAATACTCCTCAG GATGTGTCATTCGCTCAACCAACAAAGCTAAATAATCCATGGAAAGTTGAACAAGATCCGCCACACAACAGCTCAGTGGTAGGAATTCGGTTTGAGAGCACATTACCAAA CCCAGAGATGGGAGAGCATTCAGTGACCTCAGTTTTGTATCCACTGAGCAGTGAACAACCGGAGGAGCCACTGTTCATAGATTTCAAGGGCATAGATTGTGAAG TGCTTGCCTCAATGAGTTCTTGTGACAGATCACAAAACATGGACAATGATGGCCACTTTTCAACACAG gaATTTGCATCTACCGACTGCAACACAT CAGGTGCTGATGGTATAAATGTCTTTGGGCATGTTTGTGAGTCTCCCAGAAGAGTTCATCTCGGCCCAGAGGACGTAAGACAAACAACTCCT GAAGAAAAAATCGACTTGTGCCATGCTGAAGATTCTTTCATAGCAAAGCACTGTTGCTTATCTGTGAACAATTTAACGGCAACACCTTCACAAGCTCCATCCTGCAAACATGAAGCAACATCTTACTGTGATTGTCAAAGTGAGGTAAAATCCAGAGTTTCGGACAGTCTGAGTCAAGTGAACCTTGGACAGAGACACAAGGAAAATCAGTTTGCACCTTCTAATCTCCAGACTAAAGCACTAAGGCATGATGGGAATCCTCCAATAACCTTGGATGCCGGGACACAAACAGATGCTTTATCTTACTGTGATGTCTCAGTTCAGTGTTTGCTTATTCATCCCAGCAACTCTGTGTCTTTCCCCACTGTTGATCACAAAACCAACGTCCTTACCACAGGGCGGCTGTCTTCTAATTTTAATCAGATGCTCAAACCAACTACACTTAGTTCTCCAAAGGATGGCCACAAAAGAACAGGAAATAGGCCCTCAGAGGCATCAGCAACAAACCAGCAGGCACCGAGACATACAAAATCACAAACCGGCATCTCCTTCCGCAAACTTCGTAGTCAGAAGAGCACAAAAAGAGATTTGGCATCAGTTAGGCAGTaa
- the LOC125244787 gene encoding uncharacterized protein LOC125244787 isoform X1, whose amino-acid sequence MNWVGGSRSRYVKNKEDSIKQRAFFQKQRMKRKSNIMDSTQGQNSGNMDLLTLFIVNQIASKKEQTGKPKINRLIGAKRTKKALNEPLELPMSPCSPSKLNLVTSQPQYSADTPGFKIRKHCLSEEFKFMPARMTRMLSPVLESNLSDVSGSENQQQPSSTSADSSDPIQPKPTPHVPSPLPSRDNPDNMKKNTPQDVSFAQPTKLNNPWKVEQDPPHNSSVVGIRFESTLPNPEMGEHSVTSVLYPLSSEQPEEPLFIDFKGIDCEVLASMSSCDRSQNMDNDGHFSTQEFASTDCNTSGADGINVFGHVCESPRRVHLGPEDVRQTTPEEKIDLCHAEDSFIAKHCCLSVNNLTATPSQAPSCKHEATSYCDCQSEVKSRVSDSLSQVNLGQRHKENQFAPSNLQTKALRHDGNPPITLDAGTQTDALSYCDVSVQCLLIHPSNSVSFPTVDHKTNVLTTGRLSSNFNQMLKPTTLSSPKDGHKRTGNRPSEASATNQQAPRHTKSQTGISFRKLRSQKSTKRDLASVRQ is encoded by the exons ATGAATTGGGTTGGAGGATCCCG GAGCAGGTATGTGAAAAACAAAGAAGACTCAATAAAACAGAGA GCGTTTTTTCAAAAGCAAAGGATGAAGAGAAAGTCAAATATTATGGACTCAACCCAAGGACAAAACTCTGGCAATATGGATCTGCTTACATTATTCATAGTCAACCAGATTGCGTCAAAGAAAGAGCAAACCG gcaaaccaaaaataaaccgTTTGATTGGTGCAAAAAGAACCAAAAAAGCTTTGAACGAACCCTTAGAGTTACCAATGAGCCCTTGCTCTCCTTCAAAGCTGAACCTAGTCACCAGTCAGCCACAGTACAG TGCAGACACACCTGGTTTCAAAATCAGAAAACATTGCCTTTCCGAAGAATTCAAGTTCATGCCGGCAAGGATGACTAGAATG CTGTCTCCTGTGCTTGAATCTAACCTGTCCGATGTCAGTGGCTCAGAAAATCAACAGCAACCATCCTCAACTTCTGCTGACTCCTCAGATCCAATCCAACCCAAACCCACACCACATGTACCCTCCCCCCTGCCATCCAGGGACAATCCTGATAATATGAAGAAGAATACTCCTCAG GATGTGTCATTCGCTCAACCAACAAAGCTAAATAATCCATGGAAAGTTGAACAAGATCCGCCACACAACAGCTCAGTGGTAGGAATTCGGTTTGAGAGCACATTACCAAA CCCAGAGATGGGAGAGCATTCAGTGACCTCAGTTTTGTATCCACTGAGCAGTGAACAACCGGAGGAGCCACTGTTCATAGATTTCAAGGGCATAGATTGTGAAG TGCTTGCCTCAATGAGTTCTTGTGACAGATCACAAAACATGGACAATGATGGCCACTTTTCAACACAG gaATTTGCATCTACCGACTGCAACACAT CAGGTGCTGATGGTATAAATGTCTTTGGGCATGTTTGTGAGTCTCCCAGAAGAGTTCATCTCGGCCCAGAGGACGTAAGACAAACAACTCCT GAAGAAAAAATCGACTTGTGCCATGCTGAAGATTCTTTCATAGCAAAGCACTGTTGCTTATCTGTGAACAATTTAACGGCAACACCTTCACAAGCTCCATCCTGCAAACATGAAGCAACATCTTACTGTGATTGTCAAAGTGAGGTAAAATCCAGAGTTTCGGACAGTCTGAGTCAAGTGAACCTTGGACAGAGACACAAGGAAAATCAGTTTGCACCTTCTAATCTCCAGACTAAAGCACTAAGGCATGATGGGAATCCTCCAATAACCTTGGATGCCGGGACACAAACAGATGCTTTATCTTACTGTGATGTCTCAGTTCAGTGTTTGCTTATTCATCCCAGCAACTCTGTGTCTTTCCCCACTGTTGATCACAAAACCAACGTCCTTACCACAGGGCGGCTGTCTTCTAATTTTAATCAGATGCTCAAACCAACTACACTTAGTTCTCCAAAGGATGGCCACAAAAGAACAGGAAATAGGCCCTCAGAGGCATCAGCAACAAACCAGCAGGCACCGAGACATACAAAATCACAAACCGGCATCTCCTTCCGCAAACTTCGTAGTCAGAAGAGCACAAAAAGAGATTTGGCATCAGTTAGGCAGTaa
- the LOC125244787 gene encoding uncharacterized protein LOC125244787 isoform X2, translated as MNWVGGSRSRYVKNKEDSIKQRAFFQKQRMKRKSNIMDSTQGQNSGNMDLLTLFIVNQIASKKEQTGKPKINRLIGAKRTKKALNEPLELPMSPCSPSKLNLVTSQPQYSADTPGFKIRKHCLSEEFKFMPARMTRMLSPVLESNLSDVSGSENQQQPSSTSADSSDPIQPKPTPHVPSPLPSRDNPDNMKKNTPQDVSFAQPTKLNNPWKVEQDPPHNSSVVGIRFESTLPNPEMGEHSVTSVLYPLSSEQPEEPLFIDFKGIDCEVLASMSSCDRSQNMDNDGHFSTQEFASTDCNTCADGINVFGHVCESPRRVHLGPEDVRQTTPEEKIDLCHAEDSFIAKHCCLSVNNLTATPSQAPSCKHEATSYCDCQSEVKSRVSDSLSQVNLGQRHKENQFAPSNLQTKALRHDGNPPITLDAGTQTDALSYCDVSVQCLLIHPSNSVSFPTVDHKTNVLTTGRLSSNFNQMLKPTTLSSPKDGHKRTGNRPSEASATNQQAPRHTKSQTGISFRKLRSQKSTKRDLASVRQ; from the exons ATGAATTGGGTTGGAGGATCCCG GAGCAGGTATGTGAAAAACAAAGAAGACTCAATAAAACAGAGA GCGTTTTTTCAAAAGCAAAGGATGAAGAGAAAGTCAAATATTATGGACTCAACCCAAGGACAAAACTCTGGCAATATGGATCTGCTTACATTATTCATAGTCAACCAGATTGCGTCAAAGAAAGAGCAAACCG gcaaaccaaaaataaaccgTTTGATTGGTGCAAAAAGAACCAAAAAAGCTTTGAACGAACCCTTAGAGTTACCAATGAGCCCTTGCTCTCCTTCAAAGCTGAACCTAGTCACCAGTCAGCCACAGTACAG TGCAGACACACCTGGTTTCAAAATCAGAAAACATTGCCTTTCCGAAGAATTCAAGTTCATGCCGGCAAGGATGACTAGAATG CTGTCTCCTGTGCTTGAATCTAACCTGTCCGATGTCAGTGGCTCAGAAAATCAACAGCAACCATCCTCAACTTCTGCTGACTCCTCAGATCCAATCCAACCCAAACCCACACCACATGTACCCTCCCCCCTGCCATCCAGGGACAATCCTGATAATATGAAGAAGAATACTCCTCAG GATGTGTCATTCGCTCAACCAACAAAGCTAAATAATCCATGGAAAGTTGAACAAGATCCGCCACACAACAGCTCAGTGGTAGGAATTCGGTTTGAGAGCACATTACCAAA CCCAGAGATGGGAGAGCATTCAGTGACCTCAGTTTTGTATCCACTGAGCAGTGAACAACCGGAGGAGCCACTGTTCATAGATTTCAAGGGCATAGATTGTGAAG TGCTTGCCTCAATGAGTTCTTGTGACAGATCACAAAACATGGACAATGATGGCCACTTTTCAACACAG gaATTTGCATCTACCGACTGCAACACAT GTGCTGATGGTATAAATGTCTTTGGGCATGTTTGTGAGTCTCCCAGAAGAGTTCATCTCGGCCCAGAGGACGTAAGACAAACAACTCCT GAAGAAAAAATCGACTTGTGCCATGCTGAAGATTCTTTCATAGCAAAGCACTGTTGCTTATCTGTGAACAATTTAACGGCAACACCTTCACAAGCTCCATCCTGCAAACATGAAGCAACATCTTACTGTGATTGTCAAAGTGAGGTAAAATCCAGAGTTTCGGACAGTCTGAGTCAAGTGAACCTTGGACAGAGACACAAGGAAAATCAGTTTGCACCTTCTAATCTCCAGACTAAAGCACTAAGGCATGATGGGAATCCTCCAATAACCTTGGATGCCGGGACACAAACAGATGCTTTATCTTACTGTGATGTCTCAGTTCAGTGTTTGCTTATTCATCCCAGCAACTCTGTGTCTTTCCCCACTGTTGATCACAAAACCAACGTCCTTACCACAGGGCGGCTGTCTTCTAATTTTAATCAGATGCTCAAACCAACTACACTTAGTTCTCCAAAGGATGGCCACAAAAGAACAGGAAATAGGCCCTCAGAGGCATCAGCAACAAACCAGCAGGCACCGAGACATACAAAATCACAAACCGGCATCTCCTTCCGCAAACTTCGTAGTCAGAAGAGCACAAAAAGAGATTTGGCATCAGTTAGGCAGTaa
- the LOC125244787 gene encoding uncharacterized protein LOC125244787 isoform X3 produces MNWVGGSRSRYVKNKEDSIKQRAFFQKQRMKRKSNIMDSTQGQNSGNMDLLTLFIVNQIASKKEQTGKPKINRLIGAKRTKKALNEPLELPMSPCSPSKLNLVTSQPQYSADTPGFKIRKHCLSEEFKFMPARMTRMLSPVLESNLSDVSGSENQQQPSSTSADSSDPIQPKPTPHVPSPLPSRDNPDNMKKNTPQDVSFAQPTKLNNPWKVEQDPPHNSSVVGIRFESTLPNPEMGEHSVTSVLYPLSSEQPEEPLFIDFKGIDCEVLASMSSCDRSQNMDNDGHFSTQEFASTDCNTSGADGINVFGHVCESPRRVHLGPEDEEKIDLCHAEDSFIAKHCCLSVNNLTATPSQAPSCKHEATSYCDCQSEVKSRVSDSLSQVNLGQRHKENQFAPSNLQTKALRHDGNPPITLDAGTQTDALSYCDVSVQCLLIHPSNSVSFPTVDHKTNVLTTGRLSSNFNQMLKPTTLSSPKDGHKRTGNRPSEASATNQQAPRHTKSQTGISFRKLRSQKSTKRDLASVRQ; encoded by the exons ATGAATTGGGTTGGAGGATCCCG GAGCAGGTATGTGAAAAACAAAGAAGACTCAATAAAACAGAGA GCGTTTTTTCAAAAGCAAAGGATGAAGAGAAAGTCAAATATTATGGACTCAACCCAAGGACAAAACTCTGGCAATATGGATCTGCTTACATTATTCATAGTCAACCAGATTGCGTCAAAGAAAGAGCAAACCG gcaaaccaaaaataaaccgTTTGATTGGTGCAAAAAGAACCAAAAAAGCTTTGAACGAACCCTTAGAGTTACCAATGAGCCCTTGCTCTCCTTCAAAGCTGAACCTAGTCACCAGTCAGCCACAGTACAG TGCAGACACACCTGGTTTCAAAATCAGAAAACATTGCCTTTCCGAAGAATTCAAGTTCATGCCGGCAAGGATGACTAGAATG CTGTCTCCTGTGCTTGAATCTAACCTGTCCGATGTCAGTGGCTCAGAAAATCAACAGCAACCATCCTCAACTTCTGCTGACTCCTCAGATCCAATCCAACCCAAACCCACACCACATGTACCCTCCCCCCTGCCATCCAGGGACAATCCTGATAATATGAAGAAGAATACTCCTCAG GATGTGTCATTCGCTCAACCAACAAAGCTAAATAATCCATGGAAAGTTGAACAAGATCCGCCACACAACAGCTCAGTGGTAGGAATTCGGTTTGAGAGCACATTACCAAA CCCAGAGATGGGAGAGCATTCAGTGACCTCAGTTTTGTATCCACTGAGCAGTGAACAACCGGAGGAGCCACTGTTCATAGATTTCAAGGGCATAGATTGTGAAG TGCTTGCCTCAATGAGTTCTTGTGACAGATCACAAAACATGGACAATGATGGCCACTTTTCAACACAG gaATTTGCATCTACCGACTGCAACACAT CAGGTGCTGATGGTATAAATGTCTTTGGGCATGTTTGTGAGTCTCCCAGAAGAGTTCATCTCGGCCCAGAGGAC GAAGAAAAAATCGACTTGTGCCATGCTGAAGATTCTTTCATAGCAAAGCACTGTTGCTTATCTGTGAACAATTTAACGGCAACACCTTCACAAGCTCCATCCTGCAAACATGAAGCAACATCTTACTGTGATTGTCAAAGTGAGGTAAAATCCAGAGTTTCGGACAGTCTGAGTCAAGTGAACCTTGGACAGAGACACAAGGAAAATCAGTTTGCACCTTCTAATCTCCAGACTAAAGCACTAAGGCATGATGGGAATCCTCCAATAACCTTGGATGCCGGGACACAAACAGATGCTTTATCTTACTGTGATGTCTCAGTTCAGTGTTTGCTTATTCATCCCAGCAACTCTGTGTCTTTCCCCACTGTTGATCACAAAACCAACGTCCTTACCACAGGGCGGCTGTCTTCTAATTTTAATCAGATGCTCAAACCAACTACACTTAGTTCTCCAAAGGATGGCCACAAAAGAACAGGAAATAGGCCCTCAGAGGCATCAGCAACAAACCAGCAGGCACCGAGACATACAAAATCACAAACCGGCATCTCCTTCCGCAAACTTCGTAGTCAGAAGAGCACAAAAAGAGATTTGGCATCAGTTAGGCAGTaa
- the LOC125244787 gene encoding uncharacterized protein LOC125244787 isoform X5 — MNWVGGSRSRYVKNKEDSIKQRAFFQKQRMKRKSNIMDSTQGQNSGNMDLLTLFIVNQIASKKEQTGKPKINRLIGAKRTKKALNEPLELPMSPCSPSKLNLVTSQPQYSADTPGFKIRKHCLSEEFKFMPARMTRMLSPVLESNLSDVSGSENQQQPSSTSADSSDPIQPKPTPHVPSPLPSRDNPDNMKKNTPQDVSFAQPTKLNNPWKVEQDPPHNSSVVGIRFESTLPNPEMGEHSVTSVLYPLSSEQPEEPLFIDFKGIDCEVLASMSSCDRSQNMDNDGHFSTQEFASTDCNTCADGINVFGHVCESPRRVHLGPEDEEKIDLCHAEDSFIAKHCCLSVNNLTATPSQAPSCKHEATSYCDCQSEVKSRVSDSLSQVNLGQRHKENQFAPSNLQTKALRHDGNPPITLDAGTQTDALSYCDVSVQCLLIHPSNSVSFPTVDHKTNVLTTGRLSSNFNQMLKPTTLSSPKDGHKRTGNRPSEASATNQQAPRHTKSQTGISFRKLRSQKSTKRDLASVRQ, encoded by the exons ATGAATTGGGTTGGAGGATCCCG GAGCAGGTATGTGAAAAACAAAGAAGACTCAATAAAACAGAGA GCGTTTTTTCAAAAGCAAAGGATGAAGAGAAAGTCAAATATTATGGACTCAACCCAAGGACAAAACTCTGGCAATATGGATCTGCTTACATTATTCATAGTCAACCAGATTGCGTCAAAGAAAGAGCAAACCG gcaaaccaaaaataaaccgTTTGATTGGTGCAAAAAGAACCAAAAAAGCTTTGAACGAACCCTTAGAGTTACCAATGAGCCCTTGCTCTCCTTCAAAGCTGAACCTAGTCACCAGTCAGCCACAGTACAG TGCAGACACACCTGGTTTCAAAATCAGAAAACATTGCCTTTCCGAAGAATTCAAGTTCATGCCGGCAAGGATGACTAGAATG CTGTCTCCTGTGCTTGAATCTAACCTGTCCGATGTCAGTGGCTCAGAAAATCAACAGCAACCATCCTCAACTTCTGCTGACTCCTCAGATCCAATCCAACCCAAACCCACACCACATGTACCCTCCCCCCTGCCATCCAGGGACAATCCTGATAATATGAAGAAGAATACTCCTCAG GATGTGTCATTCGCTCAACCAACAAAGCTAAATAATCCATGGAAAGTTGAACAAGATCCGCCACACAACAGCTCAGTGGTAGGAATTCGGTTTGAGAGCACATTACCAAA CCCAGAGATGGGAGAGCATTCAGTGACCTCAGTTTTGTATCCACTGAGCAGTGAACAACCGGAGGAGCCACTGTTCATAGATTTCAAGGGCATAGATTGTGAAG TGCTTGCCTCAATGAGTTCTTGTGACAGATCACAAAACATGGACAATGATGGCCACTTTTCAACACAG gaATTTGCATCTACCGACTGCAACACAT GTGCTGATGGTATAAATGTCTTTGGGCATGTTTGTGAGTCTCCCAGAAGAGTTCATCTCGGCCCAGAGGAC GAAGAAAAAATCGACTTGTGCCATGCTGAAGATTCTTTCATAGCAAAGCACTGTTGCTTATCTGTGAACAATTTAACGGCAACACCTTCACAAGCTCCATCCTGCAAACATGAAGCAACATCTTACTGTGATTGTCAAAGTGAGGTAAAATCCAGAGTTTCGGACAGTCTGAGTCAAGTGAACCTTGGACAGAGACACAAGGAAAATCAGTTTGCACCTTCTAATCTCCAGACTAAAGCACTAAGGCATGATGGGAATCCTCCAATAACCTTGGATGCCGGGACACAAACAGATGCTTTATCTTACTGTGATGTCTCAGTTCAGTGTTTGCTTATTCATCCCAGCAACTCTGTGTCTTTCCCCACTGTTGATCACAAAACCAACGTCCTTACCACAGGGCGGCTGTCTTCTAATTTTAATCAGATGCTCAAACCAACTACACTTAGTTCTCCAAAGGATGGCCACAAAAGAACAGGAAATAGGCCCTCAGAGGCATCAGCAACAAACCAGCAGGCACCGAGACATACAAAATCACAAACCGGCATCTCCTTCCGCAAACTTCGTAGTCAGAAGAGCACAAAAAGAGATTTGGCATCAGTTAGGCAGTaa